In a single window of the Streptacidiphilus sp. P02-A3a genome:
- a CDS encoding condensation domain-containing protein yields MSQLSIAQHGIWVTARAGAATAYHMPLLIALAAQPDQGALAEACRALVERHPLLGSAVRERSGVPHFEPAAVAPVLERAESVDEVVDRPFDLERGPLVRFALVGGRTLLVVAHHLVFDGHSKDLLVAELAALHAGDPLEPAPPAVAVPAPSPDALADAADFWTHRWHEPGAVALPGGTLRSRAAGTGEAIEFPLAITDMEGLTRFEVLVSTVHALLASYGNSEVFTALDLSTRTAAESGRIGCYVNELPIHSRPLPTTPFSAFAAELRRELREIYRHRGVPLSRAVPGLRPHAALAPVSISYRHTAQASWPGADVEWLAFNHSVRGALQLQVVQGAHGAVASLRYDPRELADPAAFAADLTLALTAVARDPHQTLGEIREFTTPVAPVGGDRPQQAQPLPQPAAAAADGPDADDPLVEQIRAIWEQILDLSPIDPHDDIFDLGGHSLTITQIIARMQRQLGVEISLDDFFDNSTIAGVVKVIRS; encoded by the coding sequence ATGAGCCAGCTTTCCATCGCCCAGCACGGCATATGGGTCACCGCGCGGGCCGGCGCGGCCACCGCCTACCACATGCCGCTGCTGATCGCCCTGGCCGCACAGCCGGACCAGGGCGCACTCGCCGAGGCCTGCCGCGCTCTGGTCGAGCGGCATCCGCTGCTCGGCAGCGCGGTGCGGGAGCGCAGCGGTGTCCCGCACTTCGAACCGGCGGCCGTGGCGCCGGTACTGGAGCGGGCCGAGTCCGTGGACGAGGTGGTCGACCGGCCGTTCGACCTGGAGCGGGGACCGCTGGTCCGGTTCGCGCTGGTCGGCGGACGCACGCTGCTGGTCGTCGCCCACCACCTGGTCTTCGACGGCCACTCCAAGGACCTGCTGGTGGCGGAGCTGGCCGCGCTCCACGCCGGCGACCCGCTGGAACCGGCGCCCCCGGCGGTCGCCGTGCCCGCGCCGAGCCCGGACGCCCTCGCCGACGCCGCCGACTTCTGGACCCACCGCTGGCACGAGCCGGGCGCCGTCGCGCTGCCCGGCGGCACCCTGCGCTCCCGCGCCGCCGGGACCGGCGAGGCCATCGAATTCCCCTTGGCCATAACGGATATGGAGGGCCTCACCCGATTCGAGGTACTGGTCTCCACAGTCCACGCGTTGTTGGCCTCATACGGGAACTCGGAGGTTTTCACCGCCCTCGACCTGTCCACCCGAACGGCGGCGGAATCCGGGCGGATCGGCTGCTATGTGAATGAACTCCCGATTCACTCCCGGCCGTTGCCCACTACACCATTCTCCGCGTTCGCGGCGGAACTCCGGCGCGAACTCCGGGAGATCTACCGCCATCGGGGAGTCCCGCTCTCCCGCGCCGTCCCGGGACTGCGCCCGCATGCCGCGCTGGCACCGGTGTCCATCAGCTACCGCCATACCGCGCAGGCGAGTTGGCCGGGTGCCGACGTGGAATGGCTCGCCTTCAACCACAGCGTCCGCGGCGCGCTGCAACTCCAGGTCGTGCAGGGGGCGCACGGGGCCGTGGCCAGCCTGCGGTACGACCCGCGCGAACTCGCCGACCCCGCGGCCTTCGCCGCCGACCTCACCCTGGCACTGACCGCAGTGGCCCGGGACCCGCACCAAACCCTGGGTGAGATCAGGGAGTTCACCACTCCAGTGGCCCCGGTCGGGGGTGACCGGCCGCAGCAGGCGCAGCCGCTGCCGCAACCCGCGGCCGCTGCCGCCGACGGACCCGACGCCGACGATCCGCTGGTCGAGCAGATCCGGGCGATCTGGGAGCAGATCCTCGACCTCTCGCCGATCGACCCGCACGACGACATCTTCGACCTGGGCGGACACTCACTGACGATCACTCAGATCATCGCCCGGATGCAGCGGCAACTGGGCGTGGAGATCTCGCTGGACGACTTCTTCGACAACTCGACCATCGCCGGAGTGGTCAAGGTGATCCGCTCATGA
- a CDS encoding thiamine pyrophosphate-dependent dehydrogenase E1 component subunit alpha — translation MTTETPARKHAPPLSRLSDQDLTQLLTIRAFESQLLDLFDRGMLNGTTHTCLGQEYVPVALEPLLDPRDHVFSNHRGHGHYLARHRDPEGLLAEIMGRRGAVCGGVGGSQHIRRDRYLSTGVQGESLPVACGVALHLKRTEPGALACVYIGDGTFGEGAVYEALNIAALWRLPLLVVVENNGIAQSTPAAGNLAGSIAGRAAAFGIAHQRTDSMDVNAIRDQLAPAVGAVRDGAPLVLEFATHRLGPHSKGDDTRPEPVVERLRSAGWYARYARDHPEQLQRLEQRARARMAAVAEDVTARELS, via the coding sequence ATGACCACCGAGACCCCCGCGCGCAAGCACGCGCCGCCGCTCAGCAGGCTGTCCGACCAGGACCTGACCCAGCTGCTCACCATCCGCGCCTTCGAGTCGCAACTGCTCGACCTGTTCGACCGGGGCATGCTCAACGGAACCACCCACACCTGCCTCGGGCAGGAGTACGTCCCGGTCGCGCTGGAACCGCTGCTCGACCCGCGCGACCACGTCTTCAGCAACCACCGGGGCCACGGCCACTACCTGGCCAGGCACCGCGACCCGGAGGGGCTGCTCGCGGAGATCATGGGCCGCCGCGGCGCGGTCTGCGGCGGGGTCGGCGGCAGCCAGCACATCCGCCGGGACCGCTACCTGTCGACCGGCGTCCAGGGCGAGAGCCTGCCGGTGGCCTGCGGTGTCGCGCTGCACCTCAAGCGGACCGAGCCGGGGGCCCTGGCCTGCGTCTACATCGGTGACGGGACCTTCGGCGAGGGGGCCGTCTACGAGGCGCTGAACATCGCCGCACTGTGGCGGCTGCCGCTGCTGGTGGTGGTGGAGAACAACGGCATCGCGCAGTCCACGCCCGCCGCCGGGAACCTGGCCGGGAGCATCGCCGGACGGGCGGCGGCGTTCGGCATCGCGCATCAGCGCACCGACTCCATGGACGTCAACGCGATCCGGGACCAGCTGGCGCCCGCCGTCGGCGCGGTCCGCGACGGAGCGCCGCTGGTACTGGAGTTCGCCACGCACCGGCTCGGACCGCACAGCAAGGGCGACGACACCCGCCCGGAGCCGGTGGTCGAGCGACTGCGGTCGGCCGGATGGTACGCGCGCTACGCCCGGGACCACCCGGAGCAGTTGCAACGGTTGGAGCAGCGGGCGCGGGCGCGGATGGCCGCCGTCGCCGAGGACGTCACGGCACGGGAGCTGTCATGA
- a CDS encoding class I adenylate-forming enzyme family protein has product MSATLSHLLRERAAAEPEREALVVSGSALDFGDWERRSNAVAAGLRQRGVVHGQRIGLHFGNNDWLEYAVAFFGVLKAGAVAVPLSDQLSPPDLAARREHCGAELLLRPGELPYLEPETELPELPGPGDLAQILYTSGTTGSPKGVVANHGNLGYGWGGRRKPFAHSRHLAHGFPIGTNAGQWMLANAVGAHPTVVTLGQFTPGRFARLIEQYRAGTVFLVPTMAIELLAAGAHTRADLSSVLLLGSAAAPLPGRVAAQLGEAFPNATIANYYTSTEAAPAQTVMLYDPERPTSLGRPASGGAVRIADATGAPLPADATGEVWMRSPTDTRSYYGDAAATGAVFHDGWIRMGDLGYLDRDGYLYLVDRESDVVKSGAHKVSTIHVEEAVYQHPRIVEAAAFGVPHPSLGKAVAVAVVGPVDHAELRVFLQDRLSPYEMPHHLVTLDALPRNHGGKVDKRALREVVG; this is encoded by the coding sequence ATGAGCGCGACGCTTTCCCATCTGCTACGTGAACGAGCCGCCGCGGAACCGGAGCGGGAGGCCCTGGTCGTCAGCGGATCGGCGCTGGACTTCGGCGACTGGGAACGGCGGTCCAACGCCGTGGCCGCCGGGCTGCGACAGCGCGGAGTGGTCCACGGGCAGCGGATCGGGCTGCACTTCGGCAACAACGACTGGCTGGAGTACGCCGTCGCGTTCTTCGGCGTGCTCAAGGCCGGAGCGGTCGCGGTGCCGCTGTCCGACCAGCTGAGCCCGCCGGACCTGGCCGCACGACGGGAGCACTGCGGCGCCGAGTTGCTGCTGCGGCCCGGGGAACTCCCGTACCTGGAACCGGAGACGGAGCTACCGGAGCTCCCGGGCCCGGGGGATCTCGCGCAGATCCTCTACACCTCGGGAACCACCGGCAGTCCCAAGGGAGTTGTCGCCAACCACGGCAACCTCGGCTACGGCTGGGGCGGTCGGCGCAAGCCGTTCGCCCACTCGCGGCACCTCGCCCACGGATTCCCGATCGGCACCAACGCCGGGCAGTGGATGCTGGCCAACGCCGTGGGCGCGCACCCCACGGTGGTCACCCTCGGCCAGTTCACGCCCGGGCGCTTCGCCCGACTGATCGAGCAGTACCGGGCCGGGACGGTGTTCCTGGTCCCGACGATGGCGATCGAACTCCTCGCCGCCGGGGCGCACACCCGGGCCGACCTGTCCAGCGTGCTGCTGCTGGGCTCCGCCGCCGCACCGCTGCCGGGCCGGGTCGCCGCCCAGCTCGGCGAGGCCTTCCCGAACGCGACCATCGCCAACTACTACACCTCCACCGAGGCCGCTCCGGCGCAGACCGTGATGCTCTACGACCCGGAGCGCCCGACCAGCCTCGGCCGGCCCGCCTCCGGCGGCGCGGTCCGGATCGCCGACGCCACCGGCGCGCCGCTGCCCGCCGACGCCACCGGCGAGGTGTGGATGCGTTCCCCCACCGACACCCGGAGCTACTACGGCGACGCGGCGGCCACCGGAGCGGTGTTCCACGACGGCTGGATCCGCATGGGCGACCTCGGCTACCTCGACCGCGACGGCTACCTCTACCTGGTCGACCGGGAGAGCGACGTGGTGAAGTCCGGTGCGCACAAGGTGTCCACCATCCACGTGGAGGAGGCCGTCTACCAGCACCCGCGGATCGTGGAGGCGGCAGCGTTCGGCGTGCCGCACCCCTCCCTCGGGAAGGCCGTCGCGGTCGCCGTCGTCGGCCCGGTCGACCACGCCGAACTGCGGGTCTTCCTGCAGGACCGGCTCTCCCCGTACGAGATGCCGCACCACCTGGTCACGCTCGACGCCCTGCCCCGCAACCACGGCGGCAAGGTGGACAAACGCGCACTTCGAGAGGTTGTCGGATGA
- a CDS encoding 2-oxo acid dehydrogenase subunit E2 has translation MAEQRVPKLNNNDTEYVLTEWLVADGAEVRAGDPMVVVETSKAAEELVAEASGVLRQRAKAGDLCRPGELVAEVLDGSAPRSVEPGPAADPAAADGGPLVTRAARELADRYGISAGRIAALGLAVVRGADIEALHAADGSAAGADAAGAETAVRPGAVRLGRVQRGVARSVELSHRTIPAAYTVVRMDLGPAVAHARALTRSVRRPVGLAEVFVQQVAALHPQFPLFFAAIEGSTALLAEAPHIGVTVDLGEGLFVPCVRDAANRTIREIATELMRFRLAATDGTFRESDLGGANFVVTLHTDADVVLAVPLVFPGTVCALAVTSPTDGSPANIGLAYDHRLINGRDAVLFLHALKNSVEGLG, from the coding sequence GTGGCTGAGCAGCGAGTGCCCAAACTCAACAACAACGACACCGAGTACGTGCTGACCGAGTGGCTGGTGGCGGACGGCGCCGAGGTCCGCGCCGGTGACCCGATGGTGGTCGTGGAGACCTCCAAGGCCGCCGAGGAGCTGGTGGCCGAGGCGTCCGGGGTGCTCCGGCAGCGCGCCAAGGCCGGCGACCTGTGCCGCCCCGGCGAACTGGTCGCGGAGGTGCTGGACGGCTCCGCGCCGCGCTCGGTCGAGCCGGGTCCCGCCGCGGACCCGGCCGCGGCCGACGGCGGACCGCTGGTCACCAGGGCCGCGCGGGAACTGGCCGACCGGTACGGCATCAGCGCCGGGCGGATCGCCGCCCTGGGCCTGGCCGTGGTCCGCGGCGCCGACATCGAGGCACTCCACGCGGCCGACGGTTCCGCCGCCGGGGCCGACGCCGCCGGGGCGGAGACCGCCGTTCGGCCCGGCGCGGTCCGGCTCGGCCGGGTACAGCGGGGCGTGGCGCGCTCCGTCGAGCTCTCGCACCGGACCATCCCGGCCGCGTACACGGTGGTGCGGATGGACCTCGGACCGGCGGTCGCGCACGCCCGGGCGCTGACCCGCAGCGTACGGCGGCCGGTCGGCCTGGCCGAGGTGTTCGTGCAGCAGGTCGCGGCGCTGCACCCGCAGTTCCCGCTGTTCTTCGCCGCCATCGAGGGCAGCACCGCGCTGCTCGCCGAGGCCCCGCACATCGGTGTCACCGTCGACCTGGGGGAGGGGCTGTTCGTCCCCTGCGTCCGCGACGCCGCCAACCGGACGATCCGCGAGATCGCCACCGAACTGATGAGGTTCCGGCTCGCCGCGACCGACGGCACGTTCCGCGAGAGCGACCTGGGCGGAGCCAACTTCGTGGTGACCCTGCACACCGACGCCGACGTGGTGCTGGCCGTGCCGCTGGTGTTCCCGGGCACGGTCTGCGCGCTGGCGGTCACCTCGCCCACGGACGGTTCCCCCGCCAACATCGGCCTGGCCTACGACCACCGGCTGATCAACGGCCGGGACGCGGTGCTGTTCCTGCACGCTCTCAAGAACTCCGTCGAAGGGCTCGGTTGA
- a CDS encoding alpha-ketoacid dehydrogenase subunit beta: MRVAENLNAALHGLMERTPDLYLIGEDVADPYGGAFKITRGLSSRFPERVLTTPISENALTGIAAGLALAGDSAIAEIMFGDFATLAFDQLVNFAAKSVSMYGDRLPMRMIVRCPVGGGRGYGPTHSQSLQKHFLGVPGLALYEVSPFRDNAAVLAEMLARQEPCVLFEDKVLYTRPMEEVRAPFVLQPPDGSGMARVSLAGGSGGGPDCVLIAAGGTAHRALDAMRSLLLEEEIECTLLVPSRLYPFDVELPDTRQVFVVEEGTAGGTWGAEVAHVIHQRHWERLARPVTLVHSADSVIPTAPHLEREVLVSASTIHRVIQETLSG, encoded by the coding sequence ATGAGAGTCGCCGAGAACCTCAACGCCGCCCTGCACGGGCTGATGGAGCGGACCCCCGACCTGTACCTGATCGGCGAGGACGTGGCCGACCCGTACGGCGGAGCCTTCAAGATCACCCGTGGCCTGTCCAGCCGCTTCCCCGAGCGCGTGCTCACCACCCCGATCAGCGAGAACGCGCTCACCGGCATCGCCGCCGGGCTCGCCCTGGCCGGGGACAGCGCCATCGCCGAGATCATGTTCGGCGACTTCGCCACCCTGGCCTTCGACCAGCTGGTCAACTTCGCCGCCAAGTCGGTCTCGATGTACGGCGACCGGCTGCCGATGCGGATGATCGTGCGCTGCCCGGTCGGCGGCGGCCGGGGCTACGGGCCCACCCACAGCCAGAGCCTGCAGAAGCACTTCCTCGGCGTGCCCGGCCTGGCGCTGTACGAGGTGTCGCCGTTCCGCGACAACGCCGCGGTCCTCGCGGAGATGCTCGCCCGGCAGGAGCCCTGCGTGCTGTTCGAGGACAAGGTGCTCTACACCCGTCCGATGGAGGAGGTGCGGGCCCCGTTCGTGCTCCAACCGCCGGACGGCTCCGGCATGGCCCGGGTGTCCCTGGCCGGCGGCTCGGGTGGCGGTCCCGACTGCGTGCTGATCGCGGCCGGGGGCACCGCCCACCGCGCCCTGGACGCGATGCGCTCGCTGCTGCTGGAGGAGGAGATCGAGTGCACGCTGCTCGTCCCCTCCCGGCTGTACCCGTTCGACGTCGAGCTGCCCGACACCCGTCAGGTGTTCGTGGTGGAGGAGGGCACCGCCGGCGGCACCTGGGGCGCGGAGGTGGCGCACGTGATCCACCAGCGGCACTGGGAGCGGCTGGCCCGGCCGGTGACCCTGGTGCACTCCGCCGACTCCGTCATCCCCACCGCTCCGCACCTCGAACGCGAGGTGCTGGTCAGCGCCTCGACCATCCACCGCGTCATCCAGGAGACCCTGAGTGGCTGA